In Zingiber officinale cultivar Zhangliang chromosome 3B, Zo_v1.1, whole genome shotgun sequence, a single window of DNA contains:
- the LOC122055019 gene encoding putative disease resistance protein RGA3, translated as MPGVGKTTLAQELFNDVTVMEHFELRLWVYVPHDFDLMKILRCMIESIDGFKCDLASLDTLQQEVRKKVSGRRYLLVLDDVWEESEEWERLKSFLYSADGGSKILVTTKREQVARFMAANSTPYHLEGLSMDDCWSLICQQVLSRNPSASFTHDFSQSDALRRCMGLPMAAKALGQRLAREADRSKWEAILTSQPWEFSGSGPSSNTMKPLSLSYQYLPHHLKPCSAYLSIIPKGWELETDLIIQLWMAQSFIRPRGTEEMEDVGSDYIDSLRRSSFLQYSHFDHKSRRQRYVMHDVFHEFVRHVAAEECSVMEPGTGLYLAHSERVRHLSVNYEELIRRVPSGGDMYEQVYKCKGLQSLLLIGNSTSRPTMVVRDDLAERLSSLRTLMLTNSCLTQLPESIGDLRHLRCLQLQNTDIKRLPDSVSRLYNLQTLGLRNCYHLKELPKDMSYLRNLRHLDLHLDGNSQGTNAGGKLRRMPPEIGLLTHLRTLSRFVVSKRRNCGLSQLKNLNDLCSELLIERLDLVSSREDAKNANLSSKEHIHRLELTWNYTIVTDASARKNILEYLKPHHGLKEIGVIGYGGTLLPTWMGDSSFNNLEKVWISKTYSCLNLPPLGQLPNLKYLLLKEMHGLTHLDCSFCGTNEIRFPKLEKLHLENMPELQEWLGADNCALPSLRELTIKDCLALQRLRHELPSLTKLVIEASPSFARLPYFPKLQSLEVKTNDDWIWRSWAALSSLTSLTLSGLTRADLPFEINSCHASIRRLEISYCSQLKFIPDGWLPPCLSSFVIRHCPMLQNLPAAGLTKLTMLEDLEIEECEQLEHLPVGLRNINSLAHLEISDCPGLSWLPSNGFPSKLQFLSISNCPELIQKLRDQGWLAADREYPQVWINGVHLVT; from the coding sequence ATGCCTGGCGTCGGGAAGACGACCCTTGCACAAGAACTCTTCAACGACGTGACTGTGATGGAGCATTTCGAGCTCAGACTCTGGGTTTATGTGCCTCACGACTTCGACTTGATGAAGATTTTGAGGTGCATGATTGAGTCTATAGATGGATTTAAGTGTGATTTAGCTAGCCTTGACACTCTTCAGCAAGAAGTACGAAAGAAGGTGAGCGGAAGGAGGTACCTGCTTGTTCTGGATGATGTTTGGGAAGAAAGCGAAGAGTGGGAGAGGCTCAAAAGCTTCCTGTACTCAGCTGATGGAGGAAGCAAGATACTAGTGACGACTAAACGTGAGCAGGTGGCTCGTTTCATGGCGGCTAATTCAACTCCTTACCATTTGGAGGGATTATCGATGGATGACTGCTGGTCTTTGATATGTCAGCAAGTATTATCCCGAAACCCAAGTGCATCATTTACGCACGATTTCTCTCAGTCGGATGCTTTGAGGCGATGCATGGGTTTGCCCATGGCAGCTAAAGCTTTGGGGCAAAGGCTAGCCAGAGAAGCTGACAGAAGCAAATGGGAGGCGATCTTGACCAGCCAGCCATGGGAATTTTCCGGCTCCGGGCCCAGCAGTAATACCATGAAGCCTCTCAGCCTGAGCTACCAATACTTGCCCCACCATCTGAAGCCGTGCTCTGCATACTTGTCCATAATTCCAAAAGGCTGGGAGTTGGAGACGGATCTCATCATTCAATTGTGGATGGCGCAAAGCTTCATCCGGCCGAGAGGGACGGAAGAGATGGAAGACGTCGGCAGCGACTACATCGACTCCCTCAGGCGCAGCTCGTTCTTGCAGTATTCACATTTCGATCACAAGAGCCGTCGGCAAAGGTACGTGATGCATGATGTTTTCCATGAATTTGTCCGACATGTCGCTGCAGAGGAATGCTCAGTCATGGAACCCGGCACGGGTTTGTATCTCGCTCACTCAGAGAGGGTTCGCCATTTATCGGTGAACTATGAAGAATTAATAAGAAGAGTCCCTAGCGGCGGCGATATGTACGAGCAAGTGTACAAATGCAAAGGCTTGCAGTCACTGCTACTGATCGGCAACTCCACGAGTCGCCCAACAATGGTTGTTCGTGACGATCTCGCAGAGAGACTCAGTAGCCTGCGCACTCTGATGCTCACCAACTCGTGCCTGACTCAATTGCCGGAATCAATCGGCGATCTGAGGCACCTGCGCTGTCTCCAGCTACAGAACACAGACATAAAGAGGTTGCCTGACTCTGTGTCTCGCCTCTACAACCTACAGACCTTGGGACTCAGAAATTGCTACCATCTGAAAGAGCTTCCAAAGGACATGAGTTATCTGCGCAATCTACGGCACCTTGATCTTCATCTAGATGGCAATTCGCAAGGCACCAACGCCGGTGGCAAATTGAGACGCATGCCACCAGAAATTGGATTATTAACCCACCTCCGGACACTGAGCAGGTTTGTTGTGAGTAAAAGGCGCAACTGTGGTTTATCTCAGTTGAAGAACTTGAACGATCTCTGCAGTGAGCTTCTAATTGAAAGACTTGACCTGGTTTCCAGTCGGGAAGACGCAAAGAACGCGAATCTATCGAGCAAGGAACACATTCACAGACTAGAGTTAACATGGAACTACACTATTGTAACTGATGCATCCGCTAGAAAAAACATCCTGGAATACCTCAAACCTCATCACGGACTGAAAGAGATCGGAGTAATCGGGTATGGAGGAACCTTGCTGCCGACATGGATGGGGGATTCTTCCTTCAACAATCTAGAAAAAGTGTGGATATCCAAAACTTACAGTTGCCTGAACCTCCCACCTCTCGGCCAATTACCCAACCTCAAGTATCTGTTACTCAAGGAAATGCATGGGCTGACGCACCTTGACTGTTCATTCTGCGGCACGAACGAGATACGCTTCCCAAAGTTAGAAAAGCTACATCTGGAGAACATGCCAGAACTGCAAGAATGGTTGGGAGCTGATAATTGTGCTTTGCCTTCTCTCCGTGAGCTCACTATCAAGGACTGTCTTGCACTGCAACGACTTAGACATGAACTCCCATCTCTGACGAAGTTGGTGATAGAAGCATCCCCAAGCTTTGCCCGCTTGCCATATTTTCCAAAACTCCAATCATTAGAAGTAAAGACAAACGATGACTGGATTTGGAGATCTTGGGCAGCTCTTTCCTCGCTTACCTCTCTCACTCTCAGTGGACTGACAAGGGCAGACCTGCCCTTCGAGATCAACAGTTGCCATGCGTCCATCCGTCGGTTAGAGATCAGTTATTGTAGTCAGTTGAAATTTATTCCTGACGGTTGGCTACCTCCGTGCCTGTCAAGCTTTGTCATCAGACACTGTCCTATGCTGCAAAATCTACCTGCAGCTGGGTTGACTAAGTTGACAATGTTAGAGGATCTGGAGATCGAGGAGTGCGAGCAGCTCGAGCATCTTCCAGTTGGACTCAGGAACATTAACTCACTTGCACATCTTGAGATCTCAGATTGCCCGGGCCTCTCGTGGCTGCCAAGCAATGGTTTCCCGAGCAAACTTCAGTTTTTGAGCATCAGTAACTGCCCTGAGCTGATCCAGAAATTGCGAGATCAAGGCTGGCTCGCTGCTGATCGAGAGTATCCCCAAGTGTGGATAAATGGTGTGCATCTTGTGACTTGA